The following proteins are co-located in the Gemmatimonadaceae bacterium genome:
- a CDS encoding MarC family protein: MMLVLEFFALAFSALLPVINPLGSALVFLGLVEDAPDEVLRRLSRKIAISTALFLATIELVGAALLAFFGISLPVVQVAGGFVLAAMGWRLLNDEAPAAPEVQGAQPAASVASLDGKVFFPFTFPVTAGPGTIVVMLTLSAHASRNTGSRYVLAHLGIVVAVVALCLSVMLSYRYAPKITKKIAPQTVHGILRVIAFVLLCIGVQIAWNGLAALFRTLH; the protein is encoded by the coding sequence ATGATGCTCGTTCTCGAATTCTTCGCGCTCGCCTTCAGCGCGCTGCTCCCCGTGATCAATCCACTGGGGTCGGCGCTGGTATTTCTGGGATTGGTGGAGGACGCGCCGGATGAGGTCCTCCGCCGCCTGTCCCGCAAGATCGCGATCAGCACGGCGCTGTTTCTCGCGACGATCGAGCTCGTGGGCGCCGCGCTGCTGGCCTTTTTCGGCATCTCCCTGCCGGTGGTGCAGGTGGCGGGCGGGTTCGTCCTGGCCGCGATGGGGTGGAGGCTGCTGAACGACGAGGCGCCGGCGGCGCCCGAAGTCCAGGGCGCGCAACCCGCGGCGTCCGTCGCGTCGCTGGACGGCAAGGTGTTCTTTCCGTTCACCTTTCCCGTCACGGCCGGCCCGGGGACGATCGTCGTCATGTTGACGCTCAGCGCCCATGCGTCGCGCAACACGGGCTCGCGGTACGTCCTGGCGCACCTCGGCATCGTGGTGGCGGTGGTGGCCCTCTGTCTCTCGGTGATGCTGAGCTACCGGTACGCGCCGAAGATCACCAAGAAGATCGCGCCGCAGACCGTACACGGGATCCTGCGCGTGATCGCGTTCGTGCTGCTGTGCATCGGTGTTCAGATCGCGTGGAACGGCCTGGCCGCGCTATTCCGGACCCTGCACTGA